A DNA window from Branchiostoma lanceolatum isolate klBraLanc5 chromosome 17, klBraLanc5.hap2, whole genome shotgun sequence contains the following coding sequences:
- the LOC136422745 gene encoding uncharacterized protein — translation MLSGVSALVTTRLGCITTASLVSLLCVTKAQAAASATPTCRRPRLTEVIGRGLTTQATVNSPMDKLGESKQASLWGLLIGDALSMPVHWYYDADDIKRDYGKWLTGYVAPRKQHPSSIMSLSATGGSGRSGFSMRKEEPLIGNVILHDKLQYWTKRGGAVHYHQGMSAGDNTLNALCALKVCQTMARVDPDHDLSPRDLRSAVLADYVEFLTTPGTHNDTYAESFHRAFFRDWIQADKPVTKDKLIDFAEKRHKEQSAGRADSQLAVVGAFVMAVPFVLHSAHLPEAETVKNTVDFVRLTHPLPPAQLEPFLELYVKSLHAVLNGASLQEKAAEALKSPLLGGSGTWKRVQAFSSEAAGYAKGSDMRLSVYQEAVGHFGLACYIKGSLTSLFFLAHEFHNDMEGGVLTNTNVGGENCHRGAALGALLAAAAGSTGQPLPQGLQDGLGSARSDLMALLANSKL, via the exons ctAGTAACCACACGTCTCGGCTGCATCACCACAGCGTCCCTAGTTTCCCTCCTTTGTGTAACCAAG GCACAGGCTGCAGCATCTGCCACGCCCACCTGTCGGAGACCGAGGTTAACAGAGGTCATTGGGAGAGGGCTTACTACTCAGGCTACTGTAAACAG CCCAATGGACAAGCTCGGAGAGTCCAAGCAGGCGAGTTTGTGGGGACTGCTGATCGGCGACGCCCTGTCCATGCCCGTACACTGGTACTACGACGCAGACGATATCAAGAGGGACTACGGCAAATGGCTGACAGGATATGTGGCCCCGCGCAAGCAGCACCCCTCCAGTATCATGTCCCTCTCAGCTACAG GTGGGAGTGGGCGCTCTGGTTTCTCCATGCGGAAAGAGGAGCCCCTGATCGGGAATGTGATTCTCCACGACAAGCTGCAGTACTGGACCAAGCGTGGGGGCGCTGTCCACTACCATCAAG GTATGTCAGCAGGAGACAACACCCTAAATGCCCTGTGTgctctaaaagtgtgccaaaccATGGCCAGGGTTGACCCTGACCATGACCTTTCGCCTCGCGACCTTCGCTCAGCTGTCCTGGCCGACTATGTAGAATTCCTGACGACTCCAGGCACGCACAATGACACCTACGCCGAGTCCTTCCACCGCGCTTTCTTCCGTGACTGGATACAGGCGGACAAGCCTGTCACGAAAGACAAACTGATCGATTTTGCGGAGAAACGTCACAAGGAACAGTCCGCGGGAAGGGCGGATTCGCAGCTCGCTGTGGTTGGTGCGTTTGTGATGGCGGTCCCCTTCGTGCTGCACTCAGCTCACCTACCCGAGGCTGAGACTGTGAAGAACACGGTTGATTTTGTGCGGCTGACTCATCCCCTCCCACCCGCGCAACTGGAACCATTCTTGGAGTTGTACGTCAAGTCCCTACATGCAG TGTTGAATGGCGCCAGTCTGCAGGAGAAGGCAGCAGAAGCCCTGAAGTCTCCCCTCCTCGGAGGTTCAGGCACGTGGAAGAGGGTCCAGGCCTTCTCGTCTGAAGCAGCGGG ATATGCGAAAGGGTCGGACATGCGACTGTCTGTGTACCAGGAGGCTGTGGGGCACTTCGGGCTGGCCTGCTACATCAAGGGTTCGCTCACCTCGCTGTTCTTCCTCGCTCACGAGTTCCACAACGACATGGAGGGAGGAGTACTCACAAACACAAACGTCGGGG GTGAGAACTGCCACCGTGGCGCAGCCCTCGGGGCGTTACTGGCCGCGGCAGCAGGCAGTACGGGACAGCCCCTCCCCCAGGGGCTGCAGGACGGGCTGGGATCCGCACGGAGCGACCTCATGGCGCTGTTAGCCAACAGTAAACtgtga